A stretch of Hoplias malabaricus isolate fHopMal1 chromosome 10, fHopMal1.hap1, whole genome shotgun sequence DNA encodes these proteins:
- the nrsn1 gene encoding neurensin-1: MTSCSEICGSEYADQGLGPVRGPQRYGVRSYLHQFYEDCTASIWERDEDFQMQRSPSRWSSVLWKVCLALGALIVVAGLSVLLVGYATPPRLEAFGEDELLFVDGRAVRFNHALDACKLAGAVLFCVGGSGMAVGLLLAACAQGGSKEELRLQQRFKERLAEIQASVQPVTRAPTPGEAKVPVTLSKVQNVQPGAET; the protein is encoded by the exons ATGACGTCTTGCTCTGAGATCTGTGGGTCGGAGTATGCTGACCAGGGCCTGGGGCCGGTACGAGGGCCTCAGCGCTACGGTGTGCGCTCCTACCTGCATCAGTTCTACGAGGACTGCACCGCCTCCATCTGGGAACGCGATGAAGATTTTCAGATGCAGAGATCGCCGAGCAGGTGGAGCTCTGTACTCTGGAAG GTCTGTCTCGCTCTGGGGGCGTTGATTGTTGTCGCCGGTTTGTCAGTGCTCCTGGTGGGCTATGCCACCCCACCCCGACTGGAGGCTTTCGGAGAAGATGAGTTGCTCTTCGTAGACGGTCGTGCAGTGCGCTTCAACCATGCCCTGGATGCCTGTAAGCTGGCTGGCGCCGTTCTCTTCTGCGTGGGCGGCAGTGGCATGGCTGTGGGCCTCCTGCTGGCCGCCTGTGCTCAGGGTGGCTCCAAAGAAGAGCTCCGGCTTCAGCAGCGCTTCAAAGAGCGACTGGCCGAGATCCAGGCCTCGGTGCAGCCAGTGACCCGCGCGCCCACGCCTGGAGAGGCCAAGGTGCCCGTCACTCTGTCCAAGGTTCAGAACGTCCAGCCCGGGGCTGAAACCTGA